From a single Rhodospirillaceae bacterium genomic region:
- a CDS encoding FAD-binding oxidoreductase translates to MSEHTASYYAATANDDIRHPQLTEDINVDVCVIGGGFTGISSALHLAERGYDVVLLEGERVGWGASGRNGGQICTAYNKSMNTIEKLVGKDGAQAMWDVEVDSKNMIRERVERHNIDCDLRWGYLHAAAKPSHMGWVNDTHEEWERYGYTDTAVYDKQRLEAHLQSKIYHGALWENNAGHLHPLNYALGLARAAKEAGVRIFEDSRVLTLDKGPTVSVKTDKGSVRAKFLVAAGNAYLGNMIPKLYRRVMPVGSFIVATEPLGAERASALIANNDAVSCTNNIVDYYRLSSDGRMLFGGRANYSGYEPSDLFAAVRPRMLNVFPQLADARLHYAWGGNLAITLDRLPHVGSMDGNIFFAHGYSGHGVAHTGICGKLIAQAIAGTAEQFDVMAKIRHQPFPGGPIRTPMLALGMLYYKMRDYLS, encoded by the coding sequence ACGTCGATGTTTGCGTCATCGGCGGTGGTTTTACCGGCATTTCTTCGGCCTTGCATCTTGCCGAGCGAGGTTACGATGTGGTGTTGCTGGAAGGCGAGCGCGTCGGCTGGGGGGCATCGGGCCGGAACGGCGGACAGATTTGTACGGCCTACAATAAATCCATGAATACCATTGAAAAACTGGTTGGCAAGGATGGCGCCCAGGCCATGTGGGACGTCGAGGTGGATTCAAAAAACATGATCCGCGAGCGGGTCGAACGCCACAACATCGACTGTGATCTGCGTTGGGGATATTTACACGCCGCAGCAAAACCCAGCCACATGGGCTGGGTCAATGATACCCACGAAGAGTGGGAACGTTATGGCTATACGGACACGGCTGTTTACGACAAGCAACGGCTTGAAGCGCATTTGCAGTCAAAAATTTATCATGGCGCGCTTTGGGAAAACAACGCCGGTCACCTGCATCCTCTGAATTACGCCCTGGGTCTGGCGCGTGCGGCAAAAGAAGCGGGGGTGCGGATATTTGAGGACTCGCGGGTGCTGACCCTTGATAAAGGGCCAACAGTATCTGTAAAGACCGACAAGGGAAGCGTTCGGGCAAAATTTCTGGTTGCGGCGGGTAATGCCTATCTTGGCAACATGATACCAAAACTTTACCGCCGGGTGATGCCTGTCGGCAGTTTTATTGTCGCCACCGAACCCCTGGGAGCGGAGCGGGCGTCAGCCCTGATTGCCAATAATGACGCCGTAAGCTGCACCAACAACATTGTCGATTATTACCGGCTGTCCAGCGATGGCCGCATGTTGTTTGGCGGGCGCGCCAACTACAGTGGCTATGAGCCGTCCGATTTGTTTGCCGCCGTCAGGCCCCGCATGTTGAATGTCTTCCCGCAACTTGCCGACGCACGGCTTCATTACGCCTGGGGTGGAAATCTGGCGATCACTCTGGATCGCTTGCCCCATGTCGGATCGATGGATGGAAATATCTTCTTTGCCCACGGTTATTCCGGTCATGGTGTCGCCCACACGGGCATTTGTGGCAAGCTGATCGCCCAGGCCATTGCCGGAACCGCTGAACAGTTTGACGTGATGGCGAAAATCCGCCACCAGCCGTTCCCCGGCGGGCCGATCCGTACGCCAATGCTGGCCTTGGGCATGTTATATTACAAAATGCGTGATTATTTAAGTTAG